One segment of Thermosynechococcus sp. HN-54 DNA contains the following:
- a CDS encoding protein kinase domain-containing protein has product MITLTLLHPVQATPVQSWTFENENVIRIGRAVDNHVVLYSAVVSRHHVELRRNGLQWEVVNLGTNGTYLDGKRIQQATLMDGGILRLARSGPNIQVRLGSDQRPATPSARMETVPEGRLVDAEKGTYAGEEAALSTAAEPVSNAEASSSTSSSTSVTTQEEEEEAEFAVEGQLPVHLLSEWRAPPDCQHRRAQETDLFCIECGVPLRVWKTLGNYQIIRALGQSNIYLGWRSGLTAVIKGHSLAASPQEIRAFQRQARQLCQIQHPVLPKFWEAFQCGSDSYLVSEMVYGQSLKQRVQEQGPMNVIEVSRWLMPVCELLELLHQQTPPVLHLHIRPSNLIHPHVQRETTNLVLVGWGKASVLTSDSGTFIGTVGYSAPEQQEGKPEPASDLFALGATMVYLLTGYEPETYFRWGSREYRLYAEDIPHLDPLMVDLINCLTHPDPRERYTSAAEVKKRLQEIATITPAVSSSAS; this is encoded by the coding sequence GTGATTACATTGACATTACTCCATCCCGTTCAAGCCACCCCAGTCCAAAGCTGGACCTTTGAAAATGAAAATGTCATCCGTATTGGCCGAGCAGTCGATAATCACGTCGTGCTCTATAGCGCGGTGGTGTCCCGTCACCATGTGGAACTCCGCCGTAATGGCTTGCAATGGGAAGTGGTCAATCTTGGCACCAACGGCACCTATTTGGATGGTAAACGCATTCAGCAGGCAACCTTAATGGATGGCGGCATTCTCCGCTTGGCGCGCTCTGGCCCCAATATCCAAGTCCGTCTCGGTTCTGATCAGCGCCCCGCCACGCCCAGTGCCCGTATGGAAACAGTCCCCGAAGGCCGATTAGTGGATGCCGAGAAGGGCACCTACGCAGGGGAAGAAGCCGCCCTCAGTACCGCTGCCGAACCCGTTTCCAATGCCGAAGCTAGTAGCTCCACCTCTAGTAGTACCAGTGTCACCACCCAAGAGGAGGAAGAGGAGGCTGAATTTGCCGTTGAGGGTCAACTGCCTGTGCATTTACTGAGCGAGTGGCGGGCACCACCCGATTGCCAGCATCGCCGTGCCCAAGAGACTGATCTTTTTTGCATTGAGTGCGGTGTGCCCCTGCGCGTCTGGAAAACCCTCGGTAATTACCAGATTATTCGTGCCCTTGGCCAAAGCAACATTTATTTGGGCTGGCGCAGTGGTCTGACGGCAGTGATCAAGGGACATAGTCTTGCGGCTTCACCCCAAGAAATTCGCGCCTTTCAACGCCAAGCGCGGCAACTGTGTCAAATCCAACACCCTGTGTTGCCCAAGTTTTGGGAAGCCTTTCAGTGCGGCTCAGATTCCTACTTGGTTTCAGAAATGGTCTATGGCCAATCCCTAAAACAACGGGTTCAGGAGCAGGGGCCAATGAATGTGATCGAGGTGAGTCGTTGGCTCATGCCGGTGTGTGAGTTGCTAGAACTGCTCCACCAGCAAACCCCCCCCGTGTTGCATTTGCACATTCGTCCGTCCAATCTCATTCATCCCCATGTTCAGCGAGAAACCACCAACCTAGTGCTTGTGGGGTGGGGCAAAGCCTCAGTTTTGACCTCCGACTCCGGGACATTTATTGGTACAGTCGGCTATTCTGCCCCGGAACAGCAGGAAGGAAAACCCGAACCCGCTTCAGATTTGTTTGCCTTGGGGGCAACAATGGTCTATTTGCTCACGGGCTATGAGCCAGAGACCTATTTCCGCTGGGGTAGCCGGGAGTATCGTCTCTATGCAGAGGACATTCCCCATTTAGACCCGCTCATGGTGGATTTGATTAACTGCCTCACCCACCCAGACCCGCGGGAACGCTATACCAGTGCCGCAGAAGTGAAGAAACGCTTGCAGGAAATTGCGACTATTACC